TTCATTGGAATTAACCACCTGTTGAAGAGCCGATACCAATTCTGGTGCTTTTTTAATAACAGCTAGATTGCTCCGTAGATAGTCGCTGAAAATTCCGCCTGACGTGGGGGCTGTTTGCAGTAACTCCTCAATAGTTATCTCTTTCCGCTGCAAATAGTAGAATGCAAGGTTCAAGAGATAGGGATGCCCAGATAACATCTTTATAAGTAACGCAAGACTTTGTGCGCTCTTTTCACCACTTGCCCAATTTAATCCGTAACGCCGTGCTAAATCCCGTGCTTGCTCTGGGGTAAATTTTGGTAGCGTGATTGTTTGTCCAACATTAAAAGGGGACTGATTGAGATTTAGTGGAACGTATATTTCCGTAGCATGAGCTACAACTAATCGCCATTTTTGCCAAATTTTCTCTTGCTTTGCTAGTTCATGCCAAAACCGCAGCATTGGTATGAAATCTTTAGCAATATTTAAGTGCTCAAAAACTCTGTTCACTTCGTTTAAAACTATGACAACCGCACTATCAATTTGCTTTAATATGTAAGCTTCAAAATATATCTTACTGCTAACTTTACTTCCCATCTCCTCATCCCAGTAATCGTCTAACTTAGGATTGATGTTCAATTGTCTGCTAACGTTAGCGCAAAACCATCGTAAAAACTTGTCGAGAGAAACAAAGATAGATTCATCTGCTTCTTGAAAGTCCAGATAAACTGTTTTATACTCTATAGTCTTTGCATATGAAACAATCCGGTGTAATAAAGAGCTTTTCCCCATTTTCCTGGGTGCTTTAATTCCTATCACACACCCAGGTTGATTAATTTTTTGATAAGCAATTTCTTCTACTGGGGGACGGTTAATGTACAGAGGAGAAGTCAGGGCTACAGGACCGCTAGGATATTGGATGTCTGTATTTATAATTACAGATTGTACATCTTTACTTTTTTGCGTTTTATCTATAACTTTTGGTTCTCGTTTAGCTTCTTTTTTCTGCCGATCAATAGAATTTGTTTCGATCTGATTCAGCACTAAATGCAGATTTTTCTTTGTGACTCTCTGCCCTACTGTATCTGAAATATCCTGCCATAACTGGGAACCAACTTCTTTAATGTAATCGCTGGCGTAACCCGAAATTTGAGCCATTTCATTGTAAGTTTTTCCCAACCAAGATTGATGTAAGACAAACTTTTCAATAGAACTGAGTCGTCTTGGCAGTAGAGACTGCTGTATCGCTTCTAAAATTTGATCGACCTCCATAGGGTGGCAAATCTGTGGCAGAGTATTCATATAGCTATACGTACTTTTGATGTACATCTACGTACCCCTGTATACAATATAAATTCGATAGATGCTACTACACAAGTAGATGGACGCAGACAAACATAACAACTAAGTAATTTTTTGTATCAGTATTTTGGTACTTATTCTAGTACTAGACTCTGACTCATGTTTAGACTTTTTACTAAGTCTTTATGAAAACTTTAAAATTTATATTAAAAAAAATTGATACAATTTTCATTTTTTTCTCTGAAGTTTTACTGATTTTTAATATTTGTACAGTACAGAATATAGCATATTGAATACATATTGAATCAGGAAATTATTTACCTCACTTTTCCTGCTTTTTAGACTTTTATAGAACTATGGGACTCCTATTTGATTTTTGAACTATACGTAGGTAGGGCAATGCCAACCTTACAGTACTGAGATTTGTTCATAAACCATTTATGCTTACTATAAGCGATCTTACTTAGATTATACAAACTGGAAATCTAAAACCGCATATTTAATATCTGCCACTAGGTATAAGAACGAGATCTATCATTTCACCAACGGCTAAACCACATCCAGCGATCGCACTCAACAGTAAAAATGTATCTTTTCGATTAAACCCAGCAAAACGAAGTTCCATCTCTGCCAGGAGTGTAGTTGCCAGAGGCAAAACAATGAACGTCACGAAAATTGACCAAGTTGCAACTAGTGCAATAGAGGCGCTTAAAAACAAGACTACAGTTAAAGCTCTAGAACCAAATCGAATTAATCGTTCCAACCAGGCAATAGTTCTCCAAGCTATAGCTAACACTAAAGCTGCAACAAAAGCCCCCACCAGCCAAGCAACATGGTGAGCAGACAGATACCATCCCAACCAAGCATAAGTTAGCCACAGCAAGACTAAAGACTGCCAGGGAATTTTGTGGAGAAACTCATTATTCATAACTTACTTTCCATCAATTACGAGAGTTATAATAACCGACTCTTACTTTTCTGATGTTTCTTACTTTCAGGAAAATAAGCATTGGGCATTGGACATTAAGCATTGAGCTAAAATTGCTAACAATGTTCCCAGTGATAACTATGAGTTCCCCACCAATTTCGTCTATCCTCACCGAACGTGTCTGCTTCCGCCCGAATAATCTTCATACCAAAGCCAAGCAGTTCATCTGGTTAAAAATGGGGTTGGGATTTCTCAGTCTTGGGCTACTAGCCCCCTTTCCTTCCTTGGGTGCAGAACGGTTGACTCTCTCTTTTGGTGTTTTGGGACGCTCTATTCCTATTGGTTCTTTGGAAGAATACGCAAAAACAGGTAAAGTTGATGATGAACTCGCTGCATACACCCAGTATGCCGATAAAAAGCAACTCACCCAGTTACGTGAGGTGTTGCTGACACCCATTCCCCTTACGGCTGTACAAGTGTCTCAATTTCTTTATACACCAATTGGTGAAACGTTACTGAAAAATTTAGGAGAAGTGGTACAGCAGGATTCTGGCATTAGTGGATTTTATGCAATTCGGGCATCATTAATTCTTGCCGCAGCAGAGCCAAAAGGTTTAACATTATTAAATGTTTTAAAAAGATTTCCCTCTAGAACCATTTCGATTAATTTACCTCGCAGTTTGGAAATAGCAGCAGCATTCGAGAGGTTGGTTAATCAGACTCAAAGAGCGATCGCGCTCATCAACCAGCAATCATCTCAAGAAATAGCCAAGACTTTTGTAGCAGGTGAAGTCTCGGTAAGAGAATTGTTAAAACCGGGTAACTTTAAATGGCAAAGACGCACTATCATACTTAACGACCTATCCCGGACTCGGACTTTTCCGGCTGACATATACTTACCACTGACTTCAGTTTCTCGTCCAGTCATTGTGATTTCCCACGGGCTTGGTTCTGACAGAACAAGTTTTGCTTATCTAGCTGAGTATCTTGCTTCCTATGGATTTGTTGTTGCGGTTCCAGAGCATCCTGGTAGTAACACCGAACAGTTGCAAGCCTTATTATCTGGTAGAGCAAATGAAGTCGCTGGTCCTCGAGAGTTTGTGGATCGCCCTTTAGATATCAAGTACCTACTGGATCAACTAAACAGCTTATCTCAATCAAATCAAGATTTTAAAGGACGCTTGAATTTAGAGCAAGTAGGTGTAGTGGGGCAGTCTTTTGGAGGTTACACGGCGTTAGTGCTAGCAGGCGCACCTATTAATTTTGATCGACTTAAGAAAAGTTGTCCAGCTTCACCAAATGCACTCAATGTTTCTGTCCTACTTCAGTGTTTGGCTGTTAATTTACCACCAGTTACTTATAACTTATCAGATTCACGGGTAAAAGCTGCGATCGCAATTAACCAGATTGACAGTACTATTTTAGGTCAAGCCAGCCTCAGCAAGATTAACATTCCAGTCATGATAGTCTCTAGCGGTTCTGATACTGTTGCTCCAGCGCTTCCAGAACAAATTCAACCCTTCACGTGGTTAACAACCCTAAATAAATATTTAGTTCTCATGAATAATGCCACGCATTTTTCAACAATCGCCGAATCCCCCAATTCTGCTATTCCAGTTCCAGAGCAAGTTGTGGGTCCAAA
This genomic interval from Scytonema hofmannii PCC 7110 contains the following:
- a CDS encoding alpha/beta hydrolase, with protein sequence MGLGFLSLGLLAPFPSLGAERLTLSFGVLGRSIPIGSLEEYAKTGKVDDELAAYTQYADKKQLTQLREVLLTPIPLTAVQVSQFLYTPIGETLLKNLGEVVQQDSGISGFYAIRASLILAAAEPKGLTLLNVLKRFPSRTISINLPRSLEIAAAFERLVNQTQRAIALINQQSSQEIAKTFVAGEVSVRELLKPGNFKWQRRTIILNDLSRTRTFPADIYLPLTSVSRPVIVISHGLGSDRTSFAYLAEYLASYGFVVAVPEHPGSNTEQLQALLSGRANEVAGPREFVDRPLDIKYLLDQLNSLSQSNQDFKGRLNLEQVGVVGQSFGGYTALVLAGAPINFDRLKKSCPASPNALNVSVLLQCLAVNLPPVTYNLSDSRVKAAIAINQIDSTILGQASLSKINIPVMIVSSGSDTVAPALPEQIQPFTWLTTLNKYLVLMNNATHFSTIAESPNSAIPVPEQVVGPNPALARRYVTALSLPFFQTYVANQPSYRRFLSANYANAIGQQPLPLSLVQSLDLNSFESVSLK
- a CDS encoding AAA-like domain-containing protein, translating into MNTLPQICHPMEVDQILEAIQQSLLPRRLSSIEKFVLHQSWLGKTYNEMAQISGYASDYIKEVGSQLWQDISDTVGQRVTKKNLHLVLNQIETNSIDRQKKEAKREPKVIDKTQKSKDVQSVIINTDIQYPSGPVALTSPLYINRPPVEEIAYQKINQPGCVIGIKAPRKMGKSSLLHRIVSYAKTIEYKTVYLDFQEADESIFVSLDKFLRWFCANVSRQLNINPKLDDYWDEEMGSKVSSKIYFEAYILKQIDSAVVIVLNEVNRVFEHLNIAKDFIPMLRFWHELAKQEKIWQKWRLVVAHATEIYVPLNLNQSPFNVGQTITLPKFTPEQARDLARRYGLNWASGEKSAQSLALLIKMLSGHPYLLNLAFYYLQRKEITIEELLQTAPTSGGIFSDYLRSNLAVIKKAPELVSALQQVVNSNESVQLDAIAAFQLESMGLIELNGNWAKPSCELYRLYFREQLQQENTTDVAETEELVTKLQTIGYANHIDELTQFATRNYFSQYLENNWKEWAKEISPVSLVLCEVDYFKFFNETYGYKVGDECLQLIANTIRDRVEEYPGHFIARYEGAKFAIVVPFLSTEFALSVASNIRDGVIALAIEYERSVFGGFPARVLTVSLGVASITPSHESSPEMLIDATESALHQAIRRGRNCVSVSASLMVEF